The following proteins are encoded in a genomic region of Haloarcula marina:
- a CDS encoding protein kinase domain-containing protein produces MSTGRRAGERDEGREALLSVFGRPLLDALDGETGREAARALCLLADADSSVTRPLATRLVERLSDAEDRRPFLRTLATLADDDRAAVRAALDDCAAGRSVRAAIADTDGWSFTELADGGTDVAGAVRQVVETDDVRDPGPGVAQRAGTVERPAADPDPDRAAERERRGDPAAIDRRDRLARAEQSRAFRAISLLGAFDDLTVVEPEQAVRYGSVLRTHATLDGEERGVALRLFDLPDGADARTQFAASVAETLAQWEGVTDHDGVVTVHDWGDYPRPWVATPYLDGSLADRGRPSVERGLREATHLAGALANCHHNGVVHGGLDPKAVVYPATSIDGLPAPRLDNVGLMDAVRAHFEPSAYLDPRYAAPEYFSREYGSIDAATDVYALGAVCYRLLTGRPPFTGDYDAVRRRVLEARPPAPTEVNPRLPDGVDDIVAKATAKDKLRRYETAAAVRRDCWRLVQSLD; encoded by the coding sequence ATGTCTACGGGCCGTCGGGCCGGAGAGCGCGACGAGGGACGCGAGGCGCTCCTCTCGGTGTTCGGACGCCCGCTCTTGGACGCGCTCGACGGCGAGACCGGCCGGGAGGCCGCCCGCGCGCTGTGCCTCCTCGCGGACGCCGATTCGTCGGTGACCCGACCGCTCGCCACTCGCTTGGTCGAACGCCTGTCCGACGCCGAGGACCGCCGCCCGTTCCTGCGGACGCTGGCGACGCTGGCCGACGACGACCGGGCGGCGGTTCGGGCGGCGCTCGACGACTGCGCCGCCGGTCGTTCGGTACGGGCGGCCATCGCCGACACCGACGGCTGGTCGTTCACCGAACTGGCGGACGGCGGGACCGACGTCGCGGGCGCGGTCCGGCAGGTGGTCGAGACCGACGACGTGCGCGACCCTGGCCCCGGTGTCGCCCAGCGAGCGGGCACGGTCGAGAGGCCAGCGGCCGACCCCGACCCCGACCGCGCCGCCGAGCGAGAGCGGCGCGGAGACCCCGCGGCTATCGACCGCCGCGACCGACTCGCCCGGGCCGAGCAGTCCCGCGCCTTCCGGGCCATCAGCCTCCTCGGCGCGTTCGACGACCTCACCGTGGTCGAACCGGAGCAGGCGGTCCGCTACGGGTCGGTCCTGCGGACCCACGCCACCTTAGACGGCGAGGAACGTGGCGTGGCGCTCCGCCTGTTCGACCTGCCCGACGGGGCCGACGCCCGCACGCAGTTCGCCGCCAGCGTCGCCGAAACGCTCGCCCAGTGGGAGGGCGTCACCGACCACGACGGCGTCGTGACCGTCCACGACTGGGGCGACTATCCCCGGCCGTGGGTCGCGACGCCGTATCTGGACGGGTCGCTGGCCGACCGGGGCCGCCCCAGCGTCGAACGGGGCCTCCGCGAGGCGACGCATCTCGCCGGGGCGCTCGCGAACTGCCACCACAACGGTGTCGTCCACGGCGGCCTCGACCCGAAAGCCGTCGTCTACCCGGCGACGAGCATCGACGGTCTGCCCGCGCCGCGACTCGACAACGTCGGCCTGATGGACGCCGTGCGCGCCCACTTCGAACCGTCGGCGTATCTGGACCCCCGCTACGCCGCCCCCGAGTACTTCTCGCGGGAGTACGGCAGTATCGACGCCGCGACCGACGTGTACGCGCTCGGAGCCGTCTGCTACCGACTGCTGACCGGACGGCCACCCTTCACCGGCGACTACGACGCCGTCCGTCGGCGCGTCCTCGAAGCGCGGCCGCCCGCCCCGACCGAGGTAAACCCGCGGCTTCCCGACGGCGTCGACGACATCGTCGCGAAGGCGACGGCCAAGGACAAACTCCGGCGCTACGAGACGGCCGCGGCGGTGCGCCGGGACTGTTGGCGACTGGTCCAGTCCCTCGACTGA
- a CDS encoding AEC family transporter → MSLLGIFATAILPVVGVAAVGFLLGRYEGVDPDALNTVTVYVLAPALVVHSLTTSELAGGTILQVVVAVLGFTAAMLGVAELVGRLWGQTEPLLGAFVLAIAFPNTGNYGIPLADFAFGATGRSVAVLVTALQGVMLYTVGIYVAARGTGTDPLADMRRVFGVPLVYAVVVALAVRWLGVVPPESSTLMQTLALLGNASIPVMLLILGIQLSSVDGTAAVRPVGAASGMRLLLAPVVATAAVLLVGFSNSTVARVLVLLLATPTGVTTLILVGAFSSDRDGISPGEFVSATVLVTTLASVVTVTLLVAALQSGAVV, encoded by the coding sequence GTGTCACTGCTGGGAATCTTCGCGACGGCCATTCTCCCCGTGGTCGGCGTCGCGGCCGTCGGGTTCCTCCTGGGCCGGTACGAGGGCGTCGACCCCGACGCGCTCAACACGGTGACGGTGTACGTTCTCGCACCGGCGCTGGTCGTCCACAGCCTCACGACCTCCGAGTTGGCGGGCGGGACTATCCTCCAGGTGGTCGTCGCCGTCCTCGGTTTCACCGCGGCGATGCTCGGCGTCGCCGAACTCGTCGGTCGCCTGTGGGGCCAGACCGAACCCCTGTTGGGCGCGTTCGTCCTCGCCATCGCCTTCCCGAACACGGGCAACTACGGCATCCCACTAGCCGACTTCGCCTTCGGCGCGACCGGCCGGAGCGTCGCCGTGTTGGTGACCGCGTTGCAGGGCGTGATGCTCTACACCGTCGGCATCTACGTCGCCGCACGCGGGACGGGAACCGACCCACTGGCGGACATGCGACGGGTGTTCGGCGTCCCCCTCGTGTACGCCGTCGTGGTCGCGCTTGCCGTCCGATGGCTGGGCGTCGTCCCGCCCGAATCCTCGACGCTGATGCAGACGCTCGCGTTGCTCGGCAACGCCTCCATCCCCGTGATGTTGCTCATCCTCGGCATCCAACTGTCCTCCGTCGACGGAACGGCGGCGGTTCGCCCGGTCGGCGCGGCCAGCGGGATGCGACTCCTCCTCGCGCCCGTCGTCGCCACCGCGGCCGTCCTGCTGGTGGGCTTCTCGAACTCGACCGTCGCCCGTGTCCTCGTCTTGCTGTTGGCGACGCCGACGGGGGTGACGACGCTCATCCTCGTCGGCGCGTTCAGCAGCGACCGCGACGGTATCTCGCCCGGCGAGTTCGTGAGCGCCACGGTGTTGGTGACGACGCTCGCGAGCGTCGTGACGGTGACACTGCTGGTCGCCGCGTTGCAGTCCGGCGCCGTGGTGTGA
- the rio1 gene encoding serine/threonine-protein kinase Rio1, translating into MTSEAEFGLLDTDEANAPGDEWEELDVSDTEADRIARRRDREFSEFRKRIKDADQFKVEASVFDDATYGALYKLVQDGHIDAFGGPISTGKEANVYTALSGDHEVAVKVYRINASDFKDMRGYLDGDPRFEGIGSDKKKVVTAWVRKESSNLKRARKAGVRTPEPIAVERNVLVMEYLGTEEGRAKRLSEVHIENPETAYEVVKEYMRRLYDAGLVHGDLSEYNVVFHEGQLYIIDLGQAVTVYHPNAEDFLERDCRNVANFFARQGVDTTPEDLLAYVKEHATPRDNEDTAPGSDDDAVPQGTPADRREE; encoded by the coding sequence GTGACCAGCGAAGCCGAGTTCGGCCTGCTCGACACCGACGAGGCCAACGCCCCCGGCGACGAGTGGGAGGAACTCGACGTCTCGGACACGGAGGCCGACCGCATCGCCCGCCGCCGGGACCGCGAGTTCAGCGAGTTCCGGAAACGAATCAAGGACGCCGACCAGTTCAAAGTCGAGGCCAGCGTCTTCGACGACGCCACCTACGGCGCGCTCTACAAACTCGTTCAGGACGGCCACATCGACGCCTTCGGTGGCCCCATCTCCACGGGCAAGGAGGCCAACGTCTACACGGCGCTGTCGGGCGACCACGAAGTCGCGGTGAAAGTGTACCGCATCAACGCCTCGGACTTCAAGGACATGCGGGGCTACCTCGACGGCGACCCCCGCTTCGAGGGCATCGGCTCCGACAAGAAGAAGGTCGTCACCGCGTGGGTCCGCAAAGAGTCCTCGAACCTCAAGCGCGCCCGCAAGGCCGGGGTCCGCACGCCCGAACCCATCGCCGTCGAGCGGAACGTTCTCGTCATGGAGTATCTGGGCACCGAGGAGGGCCGCGCGAAACGCCTGAGCGAGGTCCACATCGAGAACCCAGAGACGGCCTACGAAGTCGTCAAGGAGTACATGCGCCGCCTGTACGACGCCGGACTGGTCCACGGCGACCTCTCGGAGTACAACGTCGTCTTCCACGAGGGGCAACTGTACATCATCGACCTCGGACAGGCGGTGACGGTGTACCACCCGAACGCGGAGGACTTCCTCGAACGGGACTGCCGCAACGTCGCGAACTTCTTCGCCCGACAGGGCGTCGACACCACGCCCGAGGACCTCCTCGCGTACGTCAAGGAACACGCGACCCCCCGCGACAACGAGGACACCGCGCCGGGGTCCGACGACGACGCCGTCCCGCAGGGGACGCCCGCCGACCGGCGCGAGGAGTAG
- a CDS encoding SCP2 sterol-binding domain-containing protein, with protein sequence MTLTLPAEAADWARAWRDRINDREAFAEAAAEFDARFLFEIRADDRYDGDPVRFRVDIADGACDDATLVDGDADYDFALRGPYEAWTHLLAGELDVSEAVMDGTFDVEGNTMTLLRRQDAVAEMVRAAQAVDTEFEH encoded by the coding sequence ATGACGCTAACGTTGCCTGCCGAGGCCGCAGACTGGGCGCGGGCGTGGCGCGACCGAATCAACGACCGCGAGGCGTTCGCCGAGGCCGCCGCCGAGTTCGACGCCCGGTTTCTCTTCGAGATACGGGCCGACGACCGCTACGACGGCGACCCGGTCCGCTTCCGCGTCGACATCGCCGACGGCGCGTGCGACGACGCGACGCTCGTCGACGGCGACGCCGACTACGACTTCGCCCTGCGCGGCCCCTACGAGGCGTGGACGCACCTGCTCGCCGGCGAACTGGACGTTTCCGAGGCCGTGATGGACGGCACGTTCGACGTGGAGGGCAACACCATGACGCTCCTGCGGCGACAGGACGCCGTCGCCGAGATGGTCAGGGCCGCACAGGCCGTCGACACCGAGTTCGAGCACTGA
- a CDS encoding DUF7470 family protein, whose translation MLDKLGLSGIAGVVVLFGGIGLVAWQNLILAAGLALVVGGLGLIVYGLVTSLLASFGMGGMP comes from the coding sequence ATGCTCGACAAACTCGGTCTCTCCGGCATCGCGGGTGTCGTCGTCCTGTTCGGCGGTATCGGCCTCGTCGCGTGGCAGAACCTCATTCTCGCGGCCGGTCTCGCGCTGGTCGTCGGCGGCCTCGGCCTCATCGTCTACGGTCTCGTGACGAGTCTCCTCGCGTCGTTCGGCATGGGCGGGATGCCCTAA
- a CDS encoding DNA repair protein RadA yields the protein MTWFRDALRDPEGYIIYECRLCGASTDQWQRACDQCGSGEIARYEL from the coding sequence ATGACGTGGTTCAGGGACGCACTGCGGGACCCAGAGGGCTATATTATCTACGAGTGTCGCCTCTGTGGTGCCTCGACCGACCAGTGGCAGCGAGCGTGTGACCAGTGCGGGTCCGGCGAGATAGCGCGGTACGAACTCTGA
- a CDS encoding ATP-binding protein: MDRLERLRAEEDERAAETAEGVLLDQLAEVEQRLLAFGEALGGDPDDVTDLPFTEEAGLDHMPEPLYVRHDTAMLNQVTAWLLQDQHIGLVSPYGTGKSAFREIVLRDLSKHDDFVVTHLDNPRETTPRALYRAVLEAAYGAGFSVAFGNYSQVRNGIPWATAEAKDAVREVVGRVREQGKTLLLVVDEIEVLKADLLSPLQVAGDAGVRLFLTGTPEGKRRVAEIRGTLDSRLRYYEGIEPFAPDDVAEYVARSLAYFRGESYDGETPDLFTQAAIDDIHERTDGVPREVRIECRELFTRAAFVWYRTGQDIERIQVTPELRHRRFGMGY, translated from the coding sequence ATGGACCGACTGGAGCGCCTGCGGGCCGAGGAGGACGAGCGCGCCGCCGAGACGGCCGAGGGGGTCCTCTTGGACCAGTTGGCCGAGGTCGAACAGCGCCTGCTGGCCTTCGGCGAGGCGTTGGGCGGCGACCCCGACGACGTGACGGACCTGCCGTTCACCGAGGAGGCGGGACTCGACCACATGCCCGAACCGCTGTACGTCCGCCACGACACGGCGATGTTGAATCAGGTGACGGCGTGGCTGTTGCAGGACCAGCACATCGGGCTGGTCAGCCCCTACGGCACGGGCAAGTCGGCGTTTCGGGAAATCGTCCTGCGGGACCTCTCGAAACACGACGACTTCGTCGTCACCCATCTGGACAATCCGCGCGAGACGACGCCGCGGGCGCTGTACCGGGCGGTACTCGAAGCGGCCTACGGCGCGGGCTTCTCCGTCGCGTTCGGTAACTACTCGCAGGTCCGCAACGGCATCCCGTGGGCGACGGCCGAGGCGAAAGACGCCGTCAGAGAGGTGGTCGGTCGCGTGCGCGAACAGGGCAAGACGCTCCTGCTGGTCGTCGACGAGATAGAGGTCCTGAAGGCGGACCTCCTCTCGCCGCTACAGGTGGCGGGCGACGCCGGGGTGCGCCTATTCCTGACCGGGACGCCGGAGGGGAAGCGCCGCGTCGCCGAGATTCGCGGGACGCTGGACTCGCGCCTGCGCTACTACGAGGGCATCGAGCCGTTCGCGCCCGACGACGTGGCGGAGTACGTCGCCCGCTCGCTGGCGTACTTCCGCGGGGAATCCTACGACGGCGAGACGCCGGACCTGTTCACGCAGGCGGCCATCGACGACATCCACGAGCGAACCGACGGCGTCCCCCGCGAGGTGCGCATCGAATGTCGGGAACTGTTCACCCGCGCGGCGTTCGTCTGGTACCGCACCGGACAGGACATCGAGCGGATTCAGGTGACGCCGGAGCTTCGGCATCGGCGCTTCGGGATGGGGTACTGA
- a CDS encoding bacterio-opsin activator domain-containing protein, which translates to MTVEAVFELSSEELLFGALLGESASLTFEIERVVPTGGQVMPYVWVSGADVDAFEDIADETHDVESVRLLDRVDDSALYRIEWRRDTEQFVAGIFDTGGTVVEASGSSEWLFRLRFEESTDLSAFQTHCRDHEIQSHLQRVHSVTQTTTPQREFGLTEAQYEAVLAAHRAGYFEVPRGVTYADLAEELDISQQAVSERVRRGVNKILGETLAALI; encoded by the coding sequence ATGACTGTCGAGGCCGTGTTCGAACTGTCGAGCGAGGAGTTACTCTTCGGTGCGCTCCTCGGCGAGTCCGCCTCGCTCACGTTCGAAATCGAGCGGGTAGTACCGACGGGCGGGCAGGTGATGCCGTACGTCTGGGTGAGCGGGGCCGACGTGGACGCGTTCGAGGACATCGCCGACGAGACGCACGATGTCGAGTCAGTTCGCTTGCTGGACCGCGTGGACGACAGCGCGCTGTACCGTATCGAGTGGCGACGTGATACCGAGCAGTTCGTCGCCGGTATCTTCGACACCGGGGGCACCGTCGTCGAGGCCAGCGGGAGTTCCGAGTGGCTGTTTCGCCTCCGGTTCGAGGAGAGCACCGACCTGAGCGCGTTCCAGACGCACTGTCGAGACCACGAGATACAGAGCCACCTCCAGCGCGTCCACAGCGTCACGCAGACGACGACGCCCCAACGGGAGTTCGGCCTCACGGAGGCCCAGTACGAGGCGGTGCTGGCCGCGCACAGAGCCGGATACTTCGAGGTCCCTCGCGGCGTCACCTACGCCGACCTCGCCGAGGAACTCGACATCTCACAGCAGGCCGTCTCGGAGCGAGTGCGGCGCGGCGTGAACAAGATTCTCGGCGAGACGCTGGCGGCGCTTATTTAA
- the eif1A gene encoding translation initiation factor eIF-1A, with protein MSDNGGRKDLRMPDDDEVFAVVTNMLGANRVKVRCMDGVERTARIPGKMQKRIWIREDDVVLVEPWDWQDEKADITWRYEKQDADQLREEGHIQG; from the coding sequence ATGAGCGACAACGGGGGCCGAAAGGACCTGCGGATGCCCGACGACGACGAGGTGTTCGCCGTCGTCACGAACATGCTCGGCGCGAACCGCGTGAAAGTACGCTGTATGGACGGCGTCGAACGCACCGCCCGGATTCCGGGCAAGATGCAGAAACGCATCTGGATTCGCGAGGACGACGTGGTCCTCGTCGAACCGTGGGACTGGCAGGACGAGAAGGCCGACATCACGTGGCGCTACGAGAAGCAGGACGCCGACCAACTGCGCGAGGAGGGGCACATCCAGGGGTAG
- a CDS encoding KH domain-containing protein, with translation MKHVKIPQDRIGVLIGEGGETMREIEERAEVRLDIDSEDGTVKVESVGDPVTALKGPDIVRAIGRGFKPEDALALLDGDMMMFELIDIEAASRNKNDFRRQKGRLIGEGGRTRELMQELTGAAVVIYGSTLGIIGGPEQVDAVREAAEMLLDGAPHGSVYSFLERKHNEMKHKGLEYHQFTG, from the coding sequence ATGAAACACGTGAAGATTCCGCAGGACCGAATCGGCGTGCTTATCGGCGAAGGTGGTGAGACGATGCGCGAAATCGAGGAGCGGGCGGAGGTCCGTCTGGACATCGACTCCGAGGACGGGACCGTCAAGGTCGAGTCCGTCGGCGACCCGGTGACGGCGCTGAAGGGGCCGGACATCGTGCGGGCCATCGGCCGCGGGTTCAAACCCGAGGACGCCCTCGCACTGTTGGACGGCGACATGATGATGTTCGAACTCATCGACATCGAAGCGGCCTCGCGGAACAAGAACGACTTCCGCAGACAGAAGGGGCGACTCATCGGCGAGGGCGGCCGAACGCGCGAGTTGATGCAAGAGTTGACCGGCGCGGCCGTCGTCATCTACGGGTCGACGCTGGGCATCATCGGCGGCCCAGAACAGGTCGACGCGGTTCGCGAGGCCGCCGAGATGCTGCTGGACGGCGCGCCCCACGGCTCCGTCTACTCGTTCCTCGAACGCAAGCACAACGAGATGAAACACAAAGGACTCGAGTACCACCAGTTCACCGGGTGA
- the thsA gene encoding thermosome subunit alpha, translating to MGNQPMIVLSEESQRTSGKDAQSMNITAGTAVAEAVRTTLGPKGMDKMLVDNSGSVVVTNDGVTILDEMDIEHPAANMIVEVAQTQEDEVGDGTTTAVVIAGELLSKAEELLDQDIHATILAQGYRQAAEKAKEILEENAIDVDADDTETLEKVAGTAMTGKGAESSKDVLAELVVRAAQSVAEDGLVDTDNIQIETVVGGSTDESELVEGVIVDKERVHDNMPFAVEDADIALLDTAIEVPETELDTEVNVTDPDQLQQFLDQEEAQLKEMVDKLAESGADVVFCQKGIDDMAQHYLAQEGILAVRRAKKSDIEALSRSTGARIVSNIDDITEDDLGFAGSVAQKDIAGDERIFVEEVEDAKAVTMILRGGTEHVVDEVERAIEDSLGVVAATLEDGKVLPGGGAPETQLALGLRDYADSVGGREQLAVEAFADAIDVIPRTLAENAGHDPIDSLVDLRSKHDGGAVTSGLDAYSGEIVDMEEDGVVEPLRVKTQAIESATEAAVMILRIDDVIAAGDLKGGQGDDDEDEGGPGGPGGAPGGMGGGMGGMGGGMGGMM from the coding sequence ATGGGCAACCAGCCCATGATCGTACTTTCCGAGGAGTCCCAGCGCACCTCTGGGAAGGACGCACAGTCCATGAACATCACGGCCGGGACGGCCGTGGCCGAGGCGGTGCGGACGACACTCGGTCCGAAGGGCATGGACAAGATGCTCGTCGACAACTCGGGGTCCGTCGTCGTCACGAACGACGGCGTCACCATCCTCGACGAGATGGACATCGAACACCCCGCGGCCAACATGATCGTCGAAGTCGCCCAGACCCAAGAGGACGAGGTGGGCGACGGGACGACGACGGCCGTCGTCATCGCCGGTGAACTCCTCTCGAAGGCCGAGGAACTCCTCGACCAGGACATCCACGCCACGATTCTGGCGCAGGGATACCGACAGGCCGCCGAGAAGGCCAAGGAGATTCTCGAAGAGAACGCCATCGACGTCGACGCCGACGACACCGAGACGCTGGAGAAGGTCGCTGGCACGGCCATGACCGGCAAGGGCGCGGAGTCCTCGAAGGACGTGCTGGCGGAACTCGTCGTCCGCGCGGCCCAGTCCGTCGCCGAGGACGGCCTCGTCGACACGGACAACATCCAGATCGAGACGGTCGTCGGTGGCTCCACCGACGAGTCCGAACTCGTCGAGGGCGTCATCGTGGACAAGGAGCGCGTCCACGACAACATGCCCTTCGCCGTCGAGGACGCCGACATCGCCCTGCTCGACACCGCTATCGAGGTCCCCGAGACGGAACTCGATACCGAGGTCAACGTCACCGACCCCGACCAGCTTCAGCAGTTCCTCGACCAGGAAGAGGCACAGCTGAAGGAGATGGTCGACAAGCTCGCCGAGTCCGGTGCCGACGTGGTCTTCTGCCAGAAGGGCATCGACGACATGGCCCAGCACTACCTCGCACAGGAGGGCATCCTCGCGGTGCGCCGCGCGAAGAAGTCCGACATCGAGGCCCTCTCGCGCTCGACCGGCGCGCGCATCGTCTCGAACATCGACGACATCACCGAGGATGACCTCGGCTTCGCTGGCTCCGTCGCACAGAAGGACATCGCGGGCGACGAGCGCATCTTCGTCGAGGAAGTCGAAGACGCCAAGGCCGTCACGATGATTCTCCGCGGCGGCACCGAACACGTCGTCGACGAAGTCGAGCGCGCCATCGAGGACTCGCTCGGCGTCGTCGCCGCCACGCTGGAGGACGGCAAGGTCCTGCCCGGCGGCGGTGCCCCCGAGACCCAGCTCGCGCTGGGCCTGCGTGACTACGCCGACTCCGTCGGGGGGCGCGAACAGCTCGCCGTCGAGGCGTTCGCCGACGCCATCGACGTCATCCCGCGCACGCTCGCGGAGAACGCGGGTCACGACCCCATCGACTCGCTCGTGGACCTCCGCAGCAAGCACGACGGCGGAGCCGTCACCTCTGGTCTCGACGCCTACTCCGGCGAAATCGTCGACATGGAAGAAGACGGCGTCGTCGAACCGCTGCGCGTGAAGACGCAGGCCATCGAGTCCGCCACCGAGGCGGCCGTGATGATTCTGCGCATCGACGACGTCATCGCCGCTGGCGACCTGAAGGGTGGCCAGGGCGACGACGACGAAGACGAAGGCGGCCCCGGCGGCCCCGGCGGCGCGCCCGGCGGCATGGGCGGCGGCATGGGCGGCATGGGCGGCGGCATGGGCGGCATGATGTAA
- a CDS encoding DUF7344 domain-containing protein, whose translation MEVDSERDDATGCDLDSLFGVLASETRRRLLEHLDGGRDPVSVERLAVALAGDGVATAEQIQQTRVSLHHRHLPALHRAGLVEWDDTSATVQPIAGTAGPDTTVFRANGISVTVTTPCRPEH comes from the coding sequence ATGGAAGTGGATAGCGAGCGTGACGACGCCACTGGATGTGACCTCGACAGCTTATTCGGCGTATTGGCCTCCGAGACACGGCGACGGCTACTCGAACATCTGGATGGAGGTCGAGACCCCGTCTCGGTCGAGCGCCTCGCAGTGGCGCTCGCTGGTGACGGCGTCGCGACAGCGGAGCAGATTCAACAGACGCGGGTGTCGCTCCACCACAGACACCTCCCCGCCCTCCACCGGGCCGGACTGGTCGAGTGGGACGACACCAGCGCGACAGTTCAGCCGATAGCCGGGACAGCGGGACCGGATACGACCGTCTTCAGGGCGAACGGCATCAGCGTGACCGTCACGACGCCTTGCCGCCCGGAGCACTGA
- a CDS encoding HalOD1 output domain-containing protein, whose protein sequence is MTKPSVEVVELVADAAETDPVELERPLADVIDPRALDNLFDGRATVGEVSFVFYEYEVTVTADGDVDVESVA, encoded by the coding sequence ATGACCAAACCGAGCGTCGAAGTGGTCGAACTCGTCGCGGACGCGGCGGAGACGGACCCCGTCGAACTCGAACGACCGCTCGCCGACGTTATCGACCCGCGAGCGCTGGATAACCTGTTCGACGGGCGAGCGACGGTGGGTGAAGTGTCGTTCGTCTTCTACGAATACGAGGTGACGGTCACCGCCGACGGCGACGTCGACGTCGAATCGGTGGCGTGA